A region of the Roseiflexus sp. RS-1 genome:
CACGGGTGCGCGGACGTGGACCGGGGTAACGATAATCCTCAATGTTGACCGTATCGTGCTGCTGGAGCGCGCGCTGGTAGAAATATTTGATCACGCTGGTGCCGTGGTGGGTGCTGATAAAATCGACAATCTGCGATGGCAGACCGGCGGCGATAGCCATTTTTCGCCCCTCACGCACATGGTCAGCAATGATCTGGGCGCTGGTCAGCGGATCGAGTTCATCGTGGACATTCTCGCGATCGCTCTGATTGTCGGTAAAGAAAAATGGGCGGATTGTTTTTCCGATATCGTGGTAGTACGATGCGACCCGCAGCAGAAGGGCATCGGCGCCGATCGCTTCGGCAGCGCTTTCTGCCAGATTGCCAACCGCGACGCTGTGATAGTACGTTCCAGGCGCTTCGCGGATCAGGCGGCGCAGCAGTGGTTGCGCCGGATGCGCCAGTTCCATCAGACGGAGCGGAGTCACGATGCCAGCGATCTGTCCGGTCAGGTTATACAGCCCCAGCGCCAGAATTGCCGAGAGTGCGCCGTTGATTCCGCTGACTGCCAGGATTGCCATCGCCTGATCCAGAACTGGCAACGCACCGCCAATCAGATGAAAGGCGAACTGAGCCAGGGCGGTGACGAAAAAAATAGTCACGCCGCTGATAAAGAACAGCAGCGAGCGTTCACCGCGTCCAATCAGGAATGCTCCAGTAATGCTTCCCAGAAAGAGGATCAGAGCAGTCGCCAGTTGCTTATCGCTCAAACTGGCGATAATGACACTCAGTATTCCCACGCTCATAAGCGATAGCCCGACGTTGAACAGGGCTGCCAGCAGCAACGCGATCAACGCCAGCGGGAATGCATAGGTCCACTGAATGCCAAATGGGATGACCAGTCGCGCAGCAATGACCGTCAATGCCATCAGGCTGAACACGAGCAGCAATGGTCGAGTTTCTTTGAGCGTCTCGTGTTGAGCGACTGCCACATATGCGCCAAAGATGCCAGCGATCAGCAACGCCAGTAGCGCCTTGCCCCCCAGCGCCATCCAGTTGGTTTTGGTTCGCAGCGCGCCCAGCGCTTCGAGTTTCTCCAGAACATCAGGGGTCACCACATCACCCTGGCGCACAATGCTCTCACCCTCCAGAATCCGGACAGTCACCGGACGCACTGCCTCACGTACTTCCTGTTTGCGGCGCTGAGTTGCTTCTTCGTCGATAAACTGGTTGGTTTTCAGGAACGAACCGCTGAACAGTGCGATCAACTCTGCCTGTGCTTCCGTCTCTGCCTGGAGGGAAGCCCAGTATGGCAGCGAGAACGAGCGCAGTTCGGCGATCTTCTGATCGTTGAGCATGTACCTGTTTTCGCTCAGCGCCCGGTCGTACAGTTCAAGCGAGAGGGAGCTGATCAACGCCCATGACTCGTCGGTCTGACCGGCAATGGCGCTTGCCAGTTCGGGTGAGATGATCAGCGTACTGTTCGGCAGGCTGGTCAGGCGCTCGCGTTCCTGCGCCTTGGTCAGCGTCGGATCGTCACGGATCTGGGTGATGGTCTGCAACAGGTTCTTGAGTTCGGCGCGTTGCTGAATAGGGATGCTCATATCGCGCGAGTAAACGACCGTGTCGGCGGAACTCTCGGCGCGCGCGCGTTCCTGCTCGGTGCGCCACTCGCTCTCATAGGTGACGGTGCGATCCGCCTGAATATCGCGCGGACTCGGTCGCCCAAGTTGCAAGTCTGGGGCAATAACCGGTTGCCATGCCAGCGCTGACCAGATAACCAGCGCAAGCCCCAGGCTCAACCCGACAGTCAGGCGTCGCCAGGTGCGCTCCGGCGATCGCTGCGCCGATCCATCCCCAGAGGATGCTGGCTGATCGGTCGATCGTTGAAACCAGCGTACCATGTTCATGCTGAAGGTGAGCCTTCGCGTTGGAGCGCCCGGTTACTGCGCCTGGCTCAAAAGTTCACGCGCAACCTGGTTGATCAGGCGACCATCGGCGCGACCTTTGAGACGTTGCATTAACACCGGCATCACTTTGCTCATATCGGCAGGACCGGTTGCGCCAATCTCATGGATGATCGCCTGGACCATGGGACGCAACTCTTCCGCCGAAAGTTGCTGTGGCAGGTACGACTGAAGGATAGCCGCTTCCGCTTCCTCTTTTTCTGCCAGATCGATACGCCCGCCTTTGCGGTAGAGTTCGGCGGCTTCGCGCCGGCGCTTGACCTCTTTCGCCAGCGTTTCCTGCTCCGCCGCCTCGGTCAGAGTCTGGTCGCGGTCGATAGCTGCCAGCGCAGCAGCATCAGCCGACTCGCCCCCGGCTGCATCAAAGGCAGCCTTCACCTGCGCCATTTGCGCCTTCTTCAATGCATCGATTGCCATCCGGATCGTATCCACGCGCAACCGGTCGCCGCTCTTCATGGCTGTTTTGAGATCGTTTTGCAATTGTTCGAGCAATGCCATAGCCATTCTCCGCAGGATTGGCGCGTTCAACCTACAGCGCGACGCGCCGTGGATGCACACGCAACTTCTCCGCCGTGACAATCGCCTGGATCTGCGCCACTGCTTCATCCAGGCGGTCGGCGCGATTGATCACAATATAATCGAACGCTTCAAGCGCCTCCATTTCGCGTTGCGCCACGCTCAGGCGGCGGTCGATCTCCGCACTGCTCTCCGTGCGGCGCTGCTCGAGGCGTGTACGGAGTTCGTCCATACTTCCCGGCGCCACAAAGATCAGCACCGAATCGGGCGCCAGGCGGCGCACCGTTGCGGCGCCCTGGACATCGAGCCGCAGCACCACATCACGCCCTGAAGCCAGCGCATCGCGCACCTCGAATGCTGGAATTCCTTTGTAGTGCCCGTAGACCCGCGCCCACTCGATCAACTCGCCCTGACTGATCATCTCGCGGAAGCGCTCGGTTGTGACGAAATGATAATCGTACCCATTCCGTTCCCCCTCGCGCATCGGGCGGTCGGTGGCGGTGACCACAAAATGGAACGGTACCTTCAGTTCACGCATCCGGTTCAGGATGGAGTCTTTGCCAACGCCAGACGGACCGGAGATGACGATCAGGAGCGGGTACGCTGGCAGACCGTCGAGTAACGGGTTGCGATCAACGACGGGCATATTCCTCCTTTGGCGTTGCTGCGTGCTATAATCGTGTGTGCGATGTATTTCGATGCGTTGACGCTTGCCGCCGTTGTCGATGAGTTACGCGCCACTCTTGTCGGTGGTCGTGTCCAGCATGTCCTGTTGCCGGGAGAGTTGAGCGTCGCTCTCGAAATCTACGCCGGTCGGCGCTATTATCTCGTACTTTCCGCCCATCCGCAATTCGCGCGCGTTCACCTCAGCCCGGTGCGCATCTCGCGTGGCACGGATGCGACGCCGCCACTGCTGCTGTTGCTGCGCAAGTATGTCAATCGTGGTCGGATCACCGCTATCGAGCAACCGGATCTGGAGCGTGTGTTGCTGCTAAGTATAGCCAAACGGCCGCTCCTGCGCAACTCTGATGACGAACCTGAACTCGATAGCGATGATGAGGATCGACCAGACACCACATCACCGGAGAATGAAACACTCCGGTGCGAATTGATTGTTGAAATCATGGAACGCCGCAGTAATATCGTGCTGGTGGGCGACGATAACGTGATTCTGGCGGCAGCACGGCATGTGACGCCACGTATGAGCCGGCGTCCGGTGTTGCCGCGTGAACCATACGAACTGCCGCCGCCCCAGTCCAGGCACGATCCGCGCCAGACGACAGCAGTCGAGATGCGCGCTGCCGTGCCGGATGGTCAACCCGATCTGGCGCGCGCGCTGGTGAGCGCCTACCGTGGGCTGTCGCCGCTTGCTGCGCGTGAGGTGGTCTATCGTGTGATGGGGCGCACCATTGTGCCAACCGGCGCCGATCTGCCATGGGAAGCGCTTGCCGGTGCGTTGCGGCAGTTGTGTCAGCCTCCCTGGACGCCGCATATTGTGATTGATGATGGCGAACCGGTCGCATTCGCGCCATACGAACTGACCCATCTGCCGGGGGCGCGTCCCTGTCCATCGATGAGCGCTGCGCTGGACGCATACTATGCAACGCGCGAGCGCCTTACCGCCCATCATCAACGGCGCGACGCTCTGCGTGAGCGGTTGAACGCCATGCGTGAGCGTCTGGAGCGGCAACGTTCCGCCCTCCGCGCCGAACTGGAGCGCGCTTCCGATCTTGAGCGGTTGCGCTGGGAAGGAGAAATGATCTTTGCGTTCCTTCACGAACTGGCGCCAGGACAGGATCATCTGGAGGTGGACGGGCGACGTATCGCGCTCGATCCGCGCAAGTCGCCGGTCGAGTGTGCGCAGGATCGTTTCCGCGCCTATGAGAAAGCCAAAGGTGCGCTTGCTGGCGTTCCCGAACGATTGCGCGCCGTCGAGTTGCGTCTGGCAGGTCTGGATGAAACGCTGGCGCTACTGGAACTGGCGGAAGGATACGACGCTATCGAGGCAATTGCACGTGAGGCAGAGGCGGAAGGCTATCTCGGACCTGAAACAGGTCGCACCCGCAAGCGTCCTGATCGCCCTGCGCCGCCGTTACGCCTCGAATCAAGCGACGGCTTGACCATCTATGTTGGACGCACTGCACAGCAGAACGAACATGTCACCTTTCGCCTCGGCGCACCTGATGATCTCTGGCTGCACGTGCGCGGCGCACCTGGTGCGCACGTGATTATCAAAGCCGGTCAGCGTGACGTCCCGGAGCGCACCATCGAAGAAGCAGCAGCGCTGGCAGCGTACTACAGCAGTCAGCGCGCCTCTGCCAGCGTCGAGGTTGAAATTGCACGGCGACGCCACGTGCGGAAAGTGCGTGGCGGACCGCAGGGCCTGGTGACCTATCAGGCCGAGCGGGCAGTGCGTGTGACGCCACGCCCGCCGTGGTAGGGCGCGAGAAACAAGAAAGCGTCCGCGATACTGCGGACGCCAGAGAACAAAAGAAACAATTGCGCGACGACAACCACACCTGCTTACGAGGTGGGCCAGCGATCAAGAATACGTTGATACCACAGACCGCTTACAGTTTGCCCCATCACAGCCACAATACCGATCACGACCAGCGCAATGAGTGCCAGCAAGAGCGAGTATTCTACCAATCCCTGTCCTTCGTTGTACAGAAGACGCCATGTGTGTACGCGCGCCACAAGTCGGCAGAGCGCATCATCGATGGCAGCGTACCATGACGAGTGCTGCCGTTCCATACGTTCTCACCTCCTTTACGGTCATGTAGAGTCTGATGTTCGAGGTAGTGACAGCGGGTGGTCACGAATGAGCAAGAACTTGCGCCGCTGACCCGAGAACTGCGAACGCCGCCACCGACGGCACACCCTGTCGTTAAGATTATATCAACCCCTGCAATAGCCCGACAGTACCTGTAACACCGGTACCATCGTTCGTGGTATGCAGATGGATCATTGTTCTGCGATGTCTGTTTCGAGCTTACAGAAATATCACCTGTAACCGTTCTCCGTATAATAGAGCCGTTTCTTATAGTTATGACTCCACTGCAAAAAGGGCATGTCACCGCAGAGACGCAGCGTTCGCAGCGGTGGCTTCCGTATCACGTCACGCACCCGTATGCTTCGCTGTGCATCCATCATAGTTCTTTTTTACTCTCTGTGCGCCTGGCGTCTCAGCGGTGCGTTTTTGCAGCGAAGTCATAGTATCAAACTTCGGAAATACGTATCGCTATGACCAATCTTCCTTCAGTACGCCCGCTTCGCATTGATGATGATCTCGTGGCTGCGGCGCTCGCCGCCGTTTGCCTGTATCTGGAAGCGGAGCAGGCGGACGCTATCGAAGAGGCGCCATCGCGCAGTTCATGGCAAACGGCGGCGCTGATCGCAGCGCAGGGAGGGACGCCCGCGCGCAGCGGCATCGCCGCTGCCTGGAGAACCGCCGACCGTGTCGGTCGCGCAGCGCACTGGAGCGCTGGCATTTTGGGGATGTTCGATTGATTGTGCGCAGTGAGGGGCACTATGTTTGATACTGTTCTGGTCGCCAACCGTGGCGAGATTGCACTACGAGTGATGCGCGCCTGCAAGGAACTGGGGCTGCGCACGGTCGCAATTTACAGCGAAGCTGATCGGCATGCGCCACATGTGGCGTATGCGGATGCCGCCTACCTGGTAGGCCCGGCGTCTGCAGCGCAGAGTTATTTGAACATCGAGCGGATCATCGAAGTCGCGCGCGAGTCAGGCGCTGGCGCTGTGCATCCAGGGTACGGCTTTCTGGCGGAAAACCCATCGTTTGCGCGTGCAGTCACCCTTGCCGGTCTGGTGTTCATCGGTCCGCCGGCTGAGGTGATGGAACGTATGGGCGGGAAGGTGGCGGCGCGGCGTGAAGCCAGGGCGGCAGGGGTGCCGGTTGTCCCCGGAACGATGTACCCCGTTGGCACGCTCGAAGAGTTGCGCGCGTGCGCCCTTGAATACGGCTATCCGATCGCTATCAAAGCGGTTGCCGGCGGCGGCGGACGCGGGTTTCGCGTGGTGTTCGAGGAGAGCGAGTTGCGTCATGCGTTCGAGAGCGCACGCCGCGAGGCGGAGATCGGTTTCGGCAATGCGGATGTGTACGTCGAGAAGTATCTGACCGATCCGCGCCATATCGAAATCCAGGTGCTGGCGGATACATATGGAAACGTACTCCACCTTGGGGAGCGCGAATGCTCAATCCAGCGTCGCCATCAGAAACTGATCGAAGAAAGCCCTTCACCGGTGATCACGCCCGATGTGCGTCAACGCATGGGTGAATCGGCGGTGCGTCTTGCAAAACAGGTAGGCTACGTGAGCGCCGGCACGCTTGAGTTTATTTATCAGGACGGGGAGTTCTACTTCCTCGAAATGAACACCCGCATCCAGGTTGAGCACACGGTGACCGAGATGGTCACCGGCGTCGATCTGGTCAAGGCGCAGATCCGGATCGCCCGTGGCGAGCGGCTCTGGTTGACCCAGGATGATATTATGATCCGCGGGCACGCGATCGAATGCCGGATCAACGCGGAAGACCCCGCCAACAACTTTCGTCCGTCGCTTGGCACGCTCGTTGAGTACAGTGAACCCTACGGCTTTGGTGTGCGTGTCGACAGTGGCGTGCACAAAGGGTATACTATTCCGCAGCATTACGATTCATTGATCGCCAAGTTGATCTGCTGGGGAGATGACCGCGCTGAAGCCATTGCGCGTATGCGGCGTGCGCTGGCGGATTATCGCATCGTCGGCGTGGCGCATACTATTCCGTTCCATCTGGCGACCATGGCGCATCCGGTCTTTCAGGAGGGGAGAGCGACGATCAATTTCATTCCGCATCATCTCGCCGATCATCTCAGTACGCTGTCGCAGGGTCCGATCAGCACGGTATCAGTCGGCAG
Encoded here:
- a CDS encoding HD family phosphohydrolase, with the protein product MNMVRWFQRSTDQPASSGDGSAQRSPERTWRRLTVGLSLGLALVIWSALAWQPVIAPDLQLGRPSPRDIQADRTVTYESEWRTEQERARAESSADTVVYSRDMSIPIQQRAELKNLLQTITQIRDDPTLTKAQERERLTSLPNSTLIISPELASAIAGQTDESWALISSLSLELYDRALSENRYMLNDQKIAELRSFSLPYWASLQAETEAQAELIALFSGSFLKTNQFIDEEATQRRKQEVREAVRPVTVRILEGESIVRQGDVVTPDVLEKLEALGALRTKTNWMALGGKALLALLIAGIFGAYVAVAQHETLKETRPLLLVFSLMALTVIAARLVIPFGIQWTYAFPLALIALLLAALFNVGLSLMSVGILSVIIASLSDKQLATALILFLGSITGAFLIGRGERSLLFFISGVTIFFVTALAQFAFHLIGGALPVLDQAMAILAVSGINGALSAILALGLYNLTGQIAGIVTPLRLMELAHPAQPLLRRLIREAPGTYYHSVAVGNLAESAAEAIGADALLLRVASYYHDIGKTIRPFFFTDNQSDRENVHDELDPLTSAQIIADHVREGRKMAIAAGLPSQIVDFISTHHGTSVIKYFYQRALQQHDTVNIEDYRYPGPRPRTREQGIMMLADTVEATVRSKFQAGSVISNREGNNGDARSREQGKTLEELVTAIIDERVRSGQLDECPLTLSDLARIRQAFITTLQGIYHPRVDYTPKTVASSDWQS
- a CDS encoding GatB/YqeY domain-containing protein, yielding MALLEQLQNDLKTAMKSGDRLRVDTIRMAIDALKKAQMAQVKAAFDAAGGESADAAALAAIDRDQTLTEAAEQETLAKEVKRRREAAELYRKGGRIDLAEKEEAEAAILQSYLPQQLSAEELRPMVQAIIHEIGATGPADMSKVMPVLMQRLKGRADGRLINQVARELLSQAQ
- a CDS encoding guanylate kinase: MPVVDRNPLLDGLPAYPLLIVISGPSGVGKDSILNRMRELKVPFHFVVTATDRPMREGERNGYDYHFVTTERFREMISQGELIEWARVYGHYKGIPAFEVRDALASGRDVVLRLDVQGAATVRRLAPDSVLIFVAPGSMDELRTRLEQRRTESSAEIDRRLSVAQREMEALEAFDYIVINRADRLDEAVAQIQAIVTAEKLRVHPRRVAL
- a CDS encoding Rqc2 family fibronectin-binding protein encodes the protein MYFDALTLAAVVDELRATLVGGRVQHVLLPGELSVALEIYAGRRYYLVLSAHPQFARVHLSPVRISRGTDATPPLLLLLRKYVNRGRITAIEQPDLERVLLLSIAKRPLLRNSDDEPELDSDDEDRPDTTSPENETLRCELIVEIMERRSNIVLVGDDNVILAAARHVTPRMSRRPVLPREPYELPPPQSRHDPRQTTAVEMRAAVPDGQPDLARALVSAYRGLSPLAAREVVYRVMGRTIVPTGADLPWEALAGALRQLCQPPWTPHIVIDDGEPVAFAPYELTHLPGARPCPSMSAALDAYYATRERLTAHHQRRDALRERLNAMRERLERQRSALRAELERASDLERLRWEGEMIFAFLHELAPGQDHLEVDGRRIALDPRKSPVECAQDRFRAYEKAKGALAGVPERLRAVELRLAGLDETLALLELAEGYDAIEAIAREAEAEGYLGPETGRTRKRPDRPAPPLRLESSDGLTIYVGRTAQQNEHVTFRLGAPDDLWLHVRGAPGAHVIIKAGQRDVPERTIEEAAALAAYYSSQRASASVEVEIARRRHVRKVRGGPQGLVTYQAERAVRVTPRPPW
- the accC gene encoding acetyl-CoA carboxylase biotin carboxylase subunit: MFDTVLVANRGEIALRVMRACKELGLRTVAIYSEADRHAPHVAYADAAYLVGPASAAQSYLNIERIIEVARESGAGAVHPGYGFLAENPSFARAVTLAGLVFIGPPAEVMERMGGKVAARREARAAGVPVVPGTMYPVGTLEELRACALEYGYPIAIKAVAGGGGRGFRVVFEESELRHAFESARREAEIGFGNADVYVEKYLTDPRHIEIQVLADTYGNVLHLGERECSIQRRHQKLIEESPSPVITPDVRQRMGESAVRLAKQVGYVSAGTLEFIYQDGEFYFLEMNTRIQVEHTVTEMVTGVDLVKAQIRIARGERLWLTQDDIMIRGHAIECRINAEDPANNFRPSLGTLVEYSEPYGFGVRVDSGVHKGYTIPQHYDSLIAKLICWGDDRAEAIARMRRALADYRIVGVAHTIPFHLATMAHPVFQEGRATINFIPHHLADHLSTLSQGPISTVSVGSVVSGPARIFEVEVNGRLFTVRVAEAETRSERTERRIRQDRAAHRALHPVADGVASSLQGIVSAVVVSPGQEVEAGQVVFVIEAMKMENEITAPRKGVIGEVRVQVGQTVEPGTVLATYRAAGELAAS